ACGCGACGTACGGGTCGATCATGATGAAGTACGTCCCAACCTGCGGAGGCGTGAACGTACACGTTTCGTTGTTTCCACCGGCCCACGGACGGCAGTCGAACTGAGTTAGCGTGGGGAGCGCTCCAAAGCGGACGTGGATGTCAGCATCACCGGTACCGCCCGACATGGCAATGGTGAGGTTCGTCGCGCCTGCAGGAACGATGACCTTGAAGTACGGCGGGTTGCCCGGCGTGCCGGAGATGCCCGTCCTTGCAACGCCGCTCGTGAGGGTCGGAACCGCGGTCACGGTGACATTGGACGAGATGATCGTACCGTCGGATGTGGAGGTCGCGCTGATCGCAGTGGTTCCGGCACCGACGCCCGATACGAGGCCGGCAGCGTTGACGGTCGCGATCGTAGCGTCCGAGCTGGACCACGTAACGTCTGATGCGGCGATTCCCGTCACACCGATCTGTGTGGTTGCGCCCTGGAGAATGCCTACGGAGCGGGGAGTGGTCTCCCAGGGAAGGATGTCAATCCCGGTCGGCTCGTCGTCGCTACAACCGGCGATGACGAAGGCCGCAAGCATCAAGCTGGCACAACGAGTGACGATACGATTCGACATACGGTTCGACTCCTGGGGGGGTTGCCTCGAGGCCCACGCTCGACCCATACGAGCGCGCGCTACAAAACTGGTTCGTCAATGTAGAACGGAATTCGGCAAGCGGCAAGCAGTTATTGCAGGGGGCCCCGTTCCAGGACCCTCCAGGGGTCCAGCCGGAGGACCTCGGGCTCGGTGCCCTCCACGAAATACTCAGTGTAGCGGCGATCCGCGGGGGTCAACTCGCCGGCGAGCAGCCCTGTCCCCCGCTCGGCCGTGGCCGAGATGACGCCCGGCGGGGGCGTCCAGCTCTGTCCGGGGCCCCTGGACCGGTACATGGTGGCCACAATTCGCCCCCAAGCAGGGGCGGCCAGGGTGCCACCCGCCGCGGCCCCGCTGATCGGCGTAGGCCGGTCGAACCCGAACCAGACACCGGCCACAATGTCCGGTGTCAAACCGATGAACCAGGTGTCCGTATTGTCGTTGGTCGTGCCGGTCTTGCCGGCTACCGGGACCGTCGCCGGAACGAACCGGCGGACGCTGGTGGCCGTTCCCCGGTCCACCACGTCCCGCATCATCTCCCGGACCACGAAAGCCACCCGGGCGTCCATGGCCGGGGCGAGGGCCTGAACGGGGGCGGAATGCACCGTCCGGCCCCGGCTGTCCTCGATCCGGTGGATGAAGCGCGGCTCGACCGGCGTGCCCAGGTTCGCGAAAGCCGTGAAAGCCGCGACGATGTCGAGCGGTTGGACGACCGAGGCCCCGATAGCGCTGGCCGGCCCGGGCGTGATCGGGGAGCTGATCCCCATCCTCCGCGCCATCGCGATGACGGAGTCCATCCCCATCTCGACGGCGAGCTGTACCGCCACGACGTTGCGCGACCGCGCCAACGCGTCGCGCAGGGTCATCGCTCCCATAAACCGGCGGTCGGAGTTCTGCGGCCGGTAGTAAGTGCCGTTCGTCAGCCGGAACGAGACGGCAGTGTCCTGCACGATCGTGAGCGGGGTGAGCGCCTGATTGATCGCCGCGGCGTACACGATGGGCTTGAACGCCGAGCCGGGCTGCCGCTCCCCGTCCACGGCCCGATCGAACTGCGAATCCTCGTAGTCGCGCCCTCCCACGAGCGCGCGCACGTCGCCGTTGGACGGATCGATCGCGACGGCGACGCCCTGCAGGTAATTCGGCGTGCCGCTCCTGTGGCTCGCCCGGGTCGGGTGCCTGTAGCCGGGCCACGCCTCGAACGCCGACGCTTCCGCTTCGATCGCGGCCACTGCCGCGTTCTGGAGATCCGGATCCAGCGCCGTGTAAATGCGATACCCGCCGTTCATCACAGGGATTCCCGCGCGCGTCGCCTGCACCCGCACGACGTTCACGAAGTTCTGCGCGGGCGCCGACATACCCCGGTTCGGCGCGAGCGCGAGCAGTGTGCTCTGCGCGGCGCGCGCCGCCGCGGCCGAGATGTACCGCTGCTCGGCCATGAGCCGGAGCACCACGTTGCGCCGGGTCCGCACGCGGTCCGGGTTCCGCAGCGGATCGAATACCGCCGGCCCCTTGGGTACCGCCGCGAGCGTGGCGGCCTCGGCCAGAGTGAGCTGCGCTGCGGGCTTGCCGAAGTAGTGCCGGGACGCGACCTCGATCCCGAACCAGCCGTGTCCGAAGGCGATCTGGTTCAGGTACGCCTCGAGGATCTGCTGCTTGTTGTAATGCCGCTCCATCTCCCGCGCCGCTTGCTGCTCGCGCACCTTGCGGCCGATCCCGGGGTCGGACCGGTCAATGATGTCGGGGTGCATGTTGCCCACGAGCTGCTGGGTGATCGTGCTTGCGCCGCGGCGCTCGCCCAGCAGGTTGTCCTTGAGCGCGCCCGCGATGCCGACGACGTCCACGCCGTCGTGCTGATAGAAGCGCTGGTCTTCCACGGCGACGAACGCCTGCCCCACGTACGGCGGGAGCGAGGACAGAGCTATGGACACGCGCCGCTCGCGGCCGATCTCTCCGATCATCGAGCCGTCGCGCGCCAGCACCAGCGAGGCCTGCGGCGGCGTGATGATTTGCCATGGCTCGCGCTGCTGCGCGCCCGCGGCGTGCGGGAGCGCGAGGATTCCGGCGGCGATAGCCGCCACGAGTCCCGCGGTCCTGCGATTTGTCCGCACAGGTGCGAAGGGTGGAAGCGTCATGTAATGTTCGGCCAATGCATTCACTAGTACACCTGGCGGCGGTACAGTTCAAACCGCGCAAGGGTGATTACGCCGGCAGCCTCGAGCGGCTGGGGCCCGTCTTTGCCCAGCTCGACGAGCTGGACCCCCGGCCCGAGCTCGTGCACTTCGCGGAGACCGCGCTCACCGGCTACTTCGTGGAAGGCGGCGTCCGCGAGGTCGCCGTCACCGCGGGGACGCTCGCGGCCGACCTCCACAAAGTGTACACCGACGTCACGGGCGGCGCGCGTACGCTTGACGTCGCGCTGGGCTTCTACGAGCTGTTCCGGAACTCGCTGTACAACAGCGCGCTGTACGCCACGCTCGGCGGCGACGCGCCGGTCGTCCGGCACGTGCACCGAAAGCTCTTCCTCCCGACGTACGGGCTGTTCGACGAGGAGCGCTTCGTGGACCGCGGGCTCGAGCTGCGCGCGTTCGACACGTCCGTCGGCCGCGTGGCGATGGTCGTGTGCGAGGATGCGTGGCACAGCTTCATGGGGACGGTTGCGGCTCTCGACGGGGCTCGACTCCTGTTGATTCACTCGGCGTCTCCGGGACGCGGCCCCTGGCAGCGCGAGCCGGAGGAAGCGCCCGCGCCGGGACCGGCCACGCTCGACCGCTGGGACCGGCTCGCGCGCGACATCGCGGAGGAGCACGGCATGTACGTCTCCGTCGCGCAGCTCGTCGGCAGCGAGGGCGGCAAGCTGTTGACGGGCGGCTCCGTGCTCGTCGGGCCCAAGGGAGACATCCGCGCGCGCGGCCCCGTCTGGGACGAGGGGATCGTGAGCGTGACAGTGGACATGACCGACGTAACCAAGGCGCGCTCGGACATGCCGCTCCTGAGCGACTTCGAGACGCTGCTGCCGCACATGCTGGAGAACGTGCAGCGCATCAAGCGCGGTGACCCGGTCGAGCTCGAGTACGACAAGGCGAAAAAGAAGCCCACCGCGAAGAAAGCGGTGAAGCCGGCGAAAGCCGACAAGGGTGCGGTAGCCGGAAACGGGAAGAAGAAGGGCGGCCTCAAGGTCACCCGCGTGATCGAGCGCCCGCTCGCTCCGCCGCCGATCGACATCGACCCGAAGCTGACGACGGAGTGGCTCGTGGCCTTCATCCGGGACGAGATGGAGCGCCGGCGCTTCAGCAAGATCGTCGTCGCGCTGTCCGGCGGGGTCGATTCAGCCTGCTCCACCTACCTCGCCGCCCGCGCGCTCGGCCCGGAGAACGTCATCGCCGTGCGCCTTCCTTATAGAACGTCGAGCCCGGAGAGCCTGGCGCACGCACAGCTCGTGATCGACGATCTCGGGATCGCGTCCGAGACCATCGAGATTACGGGGGCCGTGGACGGCTACTTCGCGCACGAGCCCGAAGCCGATCCGACGCGCCGCGGCAACGTCATGGCGCGCGTGCGCATGATCGCGCTGTTCGACATGTCGGTGAAGTACTGCGCGTTGCCCATCGGCACGAGCAACAAGACGGAGCGGCTGCTCGGATATTTTACCTGGCACGCGGACGACAGCCCGCCGATAAATCCGCTGGGCGACCTGCTCAAGACGCAGGTGCTGACGCTCGCGCGCTACCTCGGCGTGCCCGAGGAGATCGTCGCGAAACCTCCCACGGCCGATCTGGTACAAGGACAGACCGACGAAGGCGACATGGGGATCACCTACGCCAAGGCGGACGAGATCCTCAACTGGCTCGTCAGCGGCTACCGGCCGGAGGAAGTCGTTTCGCGCGGGTACGACGCAGCCGAGGTGGAGGTGGTGAACCGGCGGCTCTCGTCCACGCACTGGAAGCGCCGGCTTCCGACGGTCGCGATGCTCAGCACCGCCGCGATCGGCGAGTCGTATCTGCGACCCGTCGATTACTGATTGAGTTCGAATTTCCCCCAGGAGTTATCTGAAGTGATGGCGATCCGGTACCGGCTTGGCTTTCTGCTTGCGCTCGTTTTTCTCGCCGGGTCGTGTGACGACCCCGCGGAGCCGCTTCCCTCGGGCGTGCTGTCGGTCTCCATAGATAGCTCGGCCGGCCCGATCATCCGGGTGGCAACGATAACGCTGGAGCGGCCGGCGCCGGTCGACGTCGTGTACGGTGCGCCCGACACTCCCACTCTCCGGATCACAGCCGATTCACAGGCCAGCGTGTATCGCATCGTACTGCCGCGGCTGCGAGCGGACAGCAAGTACCGCCTGCAGGTGGGGATTCCCGAGGAAGGCGGGGTCCACGAAACGACCTTCGGAACTGCGCCGCTGCCGGCCGACCTCGCGCGGATCGAGCTGACGATTACAGGCGAGCCGACTTATCCGGTCTCGCTGATCGAGATCGCCGGCGCCCCGCCGGGGGAGTTCACCGGCCTGCTGATGGTCGAGCAGGGCGAGATCGTGGGCTACATGCACGTGCCGGGGTCGCTGTTCGGAATGACGAGACGCGCGAACGGCGACATCGGTCTCATGCACCCGCTCGTGGGACTCGTGGTACAGCGCCTGGACGGCACCGTCGTTCATCAGCTGCCCTCGTCGAGCTCGAGCACCGCCTACGGCCGCATTCACCACGACCTCACAGCGACGCCATCTAATACGATCCTTTTCATCGCGGCGGACGTCCAGACAGTGGATGGTGTTGCGGTCACGGGCGAAGCGCTGTGGGAGTGGAGCCCGGAAGCGGGGACGGTCGTGAAGCGCTGGAGCGCATTCGATCATCTCGACTGGCGAACCGAGCGCGGTCGCGAGAGCACGCGGTCCAACGCCGGCAACTGGCTGCATGGAAATGGAATCCAGTACGGTCCGCGCGGCAACGTGATAATGTCGCTGCGCAACATCAATCAGGTGATCTCCATCGCGCCGGATTTCCAGTCGGTGGAGTGGAAGCTCGGCGGGGACAACCCCACTCTGGCCGTTCCCGACGGCGACAGGTTCTTCGGACAGCACTACGTCTCGGAGCCGAAGCTCAACCACTTGCTGGTGTACGACAACGGCTTCGAGCGGCCGGGGTGCGTGGATCCGCCGAGCGCGCCGTGCTACACCCGGGCCATCGAGTATGTGATCGATCGCACGGCGAATACCGCGACCAAGGTGTGGGAATACCGGCACTTCCCGGATATTTTCGCCGCGCTGGTCGGCTCGGTGCGCCGGCTGCCGAACGGAAATTCAGTGGTGCTGTTTGGAATGAGCGTGCAGAACCAGTCGACGGGACCAATTACCGCCGTCGAAGTGAACGACGCCGGCCAAGTTCAGTGGCGGCTGACCGTGCCGGATACCGATGTAGCGTTCCCGCAGAACACGCCGGGTCGGCCGGGGCCGCCGAGCCGCCTCTACCGCCTCACGCCAATCGCGTCACTCCTCGGCGAGGTTCGTGCTTCGTTTCGCTGATTCGATTGTCCAGCGTCCCTGGAGTCCGTCGTCGATATCACCGATCCTGACGCTTCGGAGCTACTGCTCGACCATCCGGCACTCGCCGCCCGAGAGCGCGAGCGGCGCCGGCATGCGGAATTCGCACGTGGACGCGAGCTGATACTTGCGGTTGTAGGCGTTCTCGGCCACGACGATTTCGTCGAGCTTTCTGAACAGCGCTACCGAGTCCGTGCCCGTGGAGCAATACGCCAGGTAATACCGCGGGCCGCCGCACGCGCGATTCCCCACCGGAGCGGTCCGGCACTGCGACACAGTAGCGCAACCGGAGACTTTCGCGATCGCCTTCGCCTGGTCCTCGAGCCGGAGGATCGCCGCCCAGTCCGCCTCCTGTGTGCCCGGCTGCGCGCCCGCCGGCGGCGGCGTGGAATCACCGGGTCCCGCGCCGTTGGGTGGCGGTTGTACGCAGGCGGACAGGATGAGCGCCGCAACGAAGTAGAGGCTGGTTGATTTCGTCATATGGTCATCGAAGTTGGCGGCTGAATAGCCGGAAGCGTTCAGCGGGCAGCTCGCAGCTTGTCAGTCGGCGGTTGCCTTTGGCGGTATCGGCGCATATTCCCGGCCACTCCGTCGTAGCCCGCGCCCTCGCTCATTCACTATTT
This sequence is a window from Gemmatimonadaceae bacterium. Protein-coding genes within it:
- a CDS encoding aryl-sulfate sulfotransferase, which translates into the protein MAIRYRLGFLLALVFLAGSCDDPAEPLPSGVLSVSIDSSAGPIIRVATITLERPAPVDVVYGAPDTPTLRITADSQASVYRIVLPRLRADSKYRLQVGIPEEGGVHETTFGTAPLPADLARIELTITGEPTYPVSLIEIAGAPPGEFTGLLMVEQGEIVGYMHVPGSLFGMTRRANGDIGLMHPLVGLVVQRLDGTVVHQLPSSSSSTAYGRIHHDLTATPSNTILFIAADVQTVDGVAVTGEALWEWSPEAGTVVKRWSAFDHLDWRTERGRESTRSNAGNWLHGNGIQYGPRGNVIMSLRNINQVISIAPDFQSVEWKLGGDNPTLAVPDGDRFFGQHYVSEPKLNHLLVYDNGFERPGCVDPPSAPCYTRAIEYVIDRTANTATKVWEYRHFPDIFAALVGSVRRLPNGNSVVLFGMSVQNQSTGPITAVEVNDAGQVQWRLTVPDTDVAFPQNTPGRPGPPSRLYRLTPIASLLGEVRASFR
- a CDS encoding pre-peptidase C-terminal domain-containing protein; translation: MSNRIVTRCASLMLAAFVIAGCSDDEPTGIDILPWETTPRSVGILQGATTQIGVTGIAASDVTWSSSDATIATVNAAGLVSGVGAGTTAISATSTSDGTIISSNVTVTAVPTLTSGVARTGISGTPGNPPYFKVIVPAGATNLTIAMSGGTGDADIHVRFGALPTLTQFDCRPWAGGNNETCTFTPPQVGTYFIMIDPYVAFTGVSLVATITP
- a CDS encoding PBP1A family penicillin-binding protein, with amino-acid sequence MTLPPFAPVRTNRRTAGLVAAIAAGILALPHAAGAQQREPWQIITPPQASLVLARDGSMIGEIGRERRVSIALSSLPPYVGQAFVAVEDQRFYQHDGVDVVGIAGALKDNLLGERRGASTITQQLVGNMHPDIIDRSDPGIGRKVREQQAAREMERHYNKQQILEAYLNQIAFGHGWFGIEVASRHYFGKPAAQLTLAEAATLAAVPKGPAVFDPLRNPDRVRTRRNVVLRLMAEQRYISAAAARAAQSTLLALAPNRGMSAPAQNFVNVVRVQATRAGIPVMNGGYRIYTALDPDLQNAAVAAIEAEASAFEAWPGYRHPTRASHRSGTPNYLQGVAVAIDPSNGDVRALVGGRDYEDSQFDRAVDGERQPGSAFKPIVYAAAINQALTPLTIVQDTAVSFRLTNGTYYRPQNSDRRFMGAMTLRDALARSRNVVAVQLAVEMGMDSVIAMARRMGISSPITPGPASAIGASVVQPLDIVAAFTAFANLGTPVEPRFIHRIEDSRGRTVHSAPVQALAPAMDARVAFVVREMMRDVVDRGTATSVRRFVPATVPVAGKTGTTNDNTDTWFIGLTPDIVAGVWFGFDRPTPISGAAAGGTLAAPAWGRIVATMYRSRGPGQSWTPPPGVISATAERGTGLLAGELTPADRRYTEYFVEGTEPEVLRLDPWRVLERGPLQ
- a CDS encoding NAD+ synthase, which produces MHSLVHLAAVQFKPRKGDYAGSLERLGPVFAQLDELDPRPELVHFAETALTGYFVEGGVREVAVTAGTLAADLHKVYTDVTGGARTLDVALGFYELFRNSLYNSALYATLGGDAPVVRHVHRKLFLPTYGLFDEERFVDRGLELRAFDTSVGRVAMVVCEDAWHSFMGTVAALDGARLLLIHSASPGRGPWQREPEEAPAPGPATLDRWDRLARDIAEEHGMYVSVAQLVGSEGGKLLTGGSVLVGPKGDIRARGPVWDEGIVSVTVDMTDVTKARSDMPLLSDFETLLPHMLENVQRIKRGDPVELEYDKAKKKPTAKKAVKPAKADKGAVAGNGKKKGGLKVTRVIERPLAPPPIDIDPKLTTEWLVAFIRDEMERRRFSKIVVALSGGVDSACSTYLAARALGPENVIAVRLPYRTSSPESLAHAQLVIDDLGIASETIEITGAVDGYFAHEPEADPTRRGNVMARVRMIALFDMSVKYCALPIGTSNKTERLLGYFTWHADDSPPINPLGDLLKTQVLTLARYLGVPEEIVAKPPTADLVQGQTDEGDMGITYAKADEILNWLVSGYRPEEVVSRGYDAAEVEVVNRRLSSTHWKRRLPTVAMLSTAAIGESYLRPVDY